In bacterium, the DNA window CGAGAAGGCAGCCAGGGTGTTCTCCCGCTCGTGGGCTCGAGCGCCCCGATGGGCGAATCCCAGAGGCGGAATTCGAAGCGGAGATATCCGGGGAGGCACGCCTTCATCATTGGCTGCTGCCTTGGGCTCGGACAACCTCAGAAAGCAAGTAGAGCGGTAGCCTCTGGGGGTGGGCAACCTCGGATGGGCTGAGATCGCGGTGATCGTGGTGGTGGCCCTTGTGGTCTTGGGGCCTGAAAAGCTGCCCGGAGCGGCCCGTCAGATCGGCTATGTAATCCGACAGGTGCGCAAGATCTCCACCGGGTTCCAGCAAGAACTGCAAAATGCCCTCGACGAGCCCATTGAGGAGGAAGCCCGCCGTCGAGGCCGAATTGCCGTCGAAGAGGACAAGCTGGCCAGCGGCAAAGAAAGCGAGCCAAGAGCGACTACCGACGGTGAGAAGGAAGGTCCGGGAGCAACACAGTCCTTCGACCAACCGCAAAGCAGCCCGTGAACGACACGGGGATGGACCGCGCCCGCTCGGCTGACGAGACCATGCCCTTGATGGGGCATCTTGTTGAGCTGCGGTCGCGACTCATCAAGTGCATTTTGGCGGTGGCGGCCGGGGCCGTGGCCTGCTGGGTGCTCTATCCCCAGATCCTGGACCTGATGGTCCAGCCCTACTGCGACATTGTTCCCGAACAGGCCGTGGTTGAGGAGGCTGCCCGACAAAACCTCTTCGGAGGATGCGAGCTCTTGGTGCTTGATCCGCTGGAGCCGTTCTCCGTTCGGCTGACCGTCGCGGGCTACGGCGGGCTGACCCTGGCCATTCCGATCATTCTCTGGCAAGTGTGGAGGTTTGTACAGCCCGGTCTGTACCCTCGTGAGCGTCGCCACGCGGCGGCATTCACCGTGATCGGCGCCCTTCTGTTCGCTCTTGGTGCTGGCCTGGCCTATTGGAGCATCCCCCGAGCGCTTAAATTTCTGGCCACCATCGGAGGCGAAGACCTGGTTACCGGCTTTTCGCCGGCCAAATATCTGTCCTTTGTGATCAAGATGATGGCCGCGTTCGGTATTGGCTTCGAGTTCCCCATACTGCTGGTGTTCTTGCAGTTCGCGGGGATTATCCACTACCGGCAGCTCATTCGGTGGCGGCGTTTCGCCATTGTCGGCATTGTGGCCCTCGTGGCGGTGATAACCCCCAGCGGAGACCCGTTCACCCTGATGGTGCTGTCGGTGCCCATGTACTTGTTCTACGAGGCGGCAATCGTCGTTGGCTGGCTGCGCGACCGCCGCGATCGCCGCGAGACAACCGACGAGGCCGACGCCAATGCCCTTGAGGCAACACCGGCTGGTTCCCCCAGCGAAGACTGAGCGACATGCCAATCCGTCGAGGGGAGGACTGGGGCGAAACCGGCGGGTTGGGACTCAACGGCATGGTAGTTGACAACGATGCCGAAGCCCGAAGGCTGATAGAGGGGGCCCGCCGGACCAATCGCCCGCTGCCCGAACTCGGGCTGCTGGGAGGAGATTTGTGTCGTACGCTCGGAGGTCGGGGCGATGCCGAGGCAATTCGCTCACCGGAGGCGTGGCGGTTCGATGTGGATCTGGGGGCCGTATTGCTGGACGGTCGCCTATTCTGGTTCTGCGCCCATCTTGTTGCCCGGAGGAAGGGGTGGGTTGGTGAGGCTCTCGTGGCCATGAATGCGGCTTGGCGAGGGACCTGGAATCTGGGTCCCAAAGCCCACCCCGGCGATGGGTTGCTGGACATCTCCCACGGGCATTTGTCGACCGGAGATCGGCTGCGGGCCCTGCGAAGGGTCGGCACTGGGGACCACTTGCCCCACCCCCAAATTCGCTGCCATCGCGCGGGCGCGTTCCAAGTCGAGTTCCAGGGGCCGCTGATGGTGGAGTTGGACGGGGAGCCGGTCCAGCGGGCCTCCAATTTGTCTATCCGGGTGGAGCCGGCCGCGCTCACCGTGGTGGTCTGATCACCGCGTTGGCAGATACGCAATGGAAGACAGGAAGGCAACTAGCATTCGGCCCGTGACACCCGATGTGGCCAAGCAGCAGATGGCCTCGGAGGTGGATGCTCGAGCAGCCCGTCTGCTCAGCGTCTCCCACCAGATCCACGAGACTCCTGAACTCTGCTTTGAAGAGCATGCCGCCCACGACTTGTTGTGTACCGTCTTGGAAGAAGAAGGCCTTGATGTGGAGCGATCGGCCTACGACCTGGATACGGCTTTCGTGGCAAGGGCTGGCCGAGACGGGCCCCATATTGCGGTGATATGCGAATACGATGCTCTGCCCGAGATCGGGCACGCCTGCGGCCACAACGTCATCGCCGCCGCTGGCTTGGGGGCCGGGCTGGCCGCGGCAACCATGGCCGAAAAGCTTGGGGGACGCGTCAGCATTGTCGGCACTCCCGCGGAGGAGGGCGGCGGAGGCAAGTGCTACCTGCTTGAGCGGGGCGCTTTTGATGGCATCAGCGCGGCCATGATGGTTCATCCCGCCAACCATGAGCTCACTCTTATGAGCGCCATTGCGGTGGAGCAATTGGAGGTGACCTACACCGGCCAGTCGGCCCATGCGTCTGCCTCGCCCCACAAGGGACGAAACGCCCTCGACGGCGCGGTGTTGGGGTACATGAATGTGGCCGCGCTCCGTCAGCACATACGCCCCGACGAGCGCATCCACGGCATTTTCACCCGAGCAGGTGACAAGCCGAACATCGTTCCCCACGATGCGGCCGCGGAGTGGTACGTCAGATCGCCAAAACTCGACAGCCTGGCTGAGCTGCGAGAGAGGGTGGTGGCCTGTCTCGAGGCCGGTGCCACCGCCGCTGGGGTAGATATCGAGTGCCAGTGCAAAGCGCCCATCTACGCCGACATGATCAACAGCGAAACCATGCTGGAGCTCTACGCCCGGAATGCCGCGGCAGAGGGACGGGTGGTGAGCGAGCCGCAATCCTCATACTCGGTGGTGGGCAGCACCGACATGGGAAACGTCAGCTACGCCGTACCCTCGATCCATCCCATGATCAAGGTGGCCCCCGATGATGTGGCCATCCACACCCCGGAGTTTGCCCACTATGCGAAATCGCCGAGCGGTGATCAAGCGGTGCTCGACGGGGCGAAGATCATGGCCATGACGGTCGCAGATCTGTGGCTGAATCCCGACGTCCTTGGTAGGGCGGCCGAAGAGTTGGCCCATGCCCGGGCCTGAGATGTTCTCTCCGCCGCTGAACTCCAATCAGCAACAGCCCTCTTGAGATGAGCCAGTACGTCGCCGAACAGTTCACCGCTGAGGAAGAGGACATCCTCCGCCGGTACTTCACCAATCTGGACCAGCCGGTGTTCGCCTTGGTGAACCTGCCGGAGGTGGTCAAAGGAGCGCTGTTCGCGCGCTACAGCCGTTCAGCGAAATCGCTCCGGCGGCTGTTCTTGGACGAATTCGTCGGCGAATTGGACATCAGCGGTGACGTGAGCATTGATGCCACGGTGGGACTTCGACGGGCCGAGGAGCTATATGACCGGGTCTTTTTCGAGTACGGGGATGACTCGGTGGCCCAGTTGGGCGGTGTCCATCTGGCCTGCGAGCAAGCCTCCAACATCTTGACCAAGGTGCTCGAGTGGGGTCGGCTGATGTCGTACTTGGAGCAGTCCACCCGATACATCGATTACCTGGCTCGCATCGGAG includes these proteins:
- the tatB gene encoding Sec-independent protein translocase protein TatB encodes the protein MGNLGWAEIAVIVVVALVVLGPEKLPGAARQIGYVIRQVRKISTGFQQELQNALDEPIEEEARRRGRIAVEEDKLASGKESEPRATTDGEKEGPGATQSFDQPQSSP
- the tatC gene encoding twin-arginine translocase subunit TatC, whose amino-acid sequence is MNDTGMDRARSADETMPLMGHLVELRSRLIKCILAVAAGAVACWVLYPQILDLMVQPYCDIVPEQAVVEEAARQNLFGGCELLVLDPLEPFSVRLTVAGYGGLTLAIPIILWQVWRFVQPGLYPRERRHAAAFTVIGALLFALGAGLAYWSIPRALKFLATIGGEDLVTGFSPAKYLSFVIKMMAAFGIGFEFPILLVFLQFAGIIHYRQLIRWRRFAIVGIVALVAVITPSGDPFTLMVLSVPMYLFYEAAIVVGWLRDRRDRRETTDEADANALEATPAGSPSED
- a CDS encoding M20 family metallopeptidase; amino-acid sequence: MTPDVAKQQMASEVDARAARLLSVSHQIHETPELCFEEHAAHDLLCTVLEEEGLDVERSAYDLDTAFVARAGRDGPHIAVICEYDALPEIGHACGHNVIAAAGLGAGLAAATMAEKLGGRVSIVGTPAEEGGGGKCYLLERGAFDGISAAMMVHPANHELTLMSAIAVEQLEVTYTGQSAHASASPHKGRNALDGAVLGYMNVAALRQHIRPDERIHGIFTRAGDKPNIVPHDAAAEWYVRSPKLDSLAELRERVVACLEAGATAAGVDIECQCKAPIYADMINSETMLELYARNAAAEGRVVSEPQSSYSVVGSTDMGNVSYAVPSIHPMIKVAPDDVAIHTPEFAHYAKSPSGDQAVLDGAKIMAMTVADLWLNPDVLGRAAEELAHARA